One region of Synechococcus elongatus PCC 11801 genomic DNA includes:
- a CDS encoding NuoF family protein, with translation MDWEDLGRLANEELTRQKPIRLRCCTATGCRANGAEAVFKAVQQTIADQNLGDRCEAVSVGCLGLCGAGPLVQCDPSDRLYSDLRPDQAADLIAAAQGETTDLPEVDQTQPFFSQQLKIVNRHSGLLDPDRLESYLAAGGYRALMHAIFDLTPAEVVEIIRLSGLRGRGGGGYPTGLKWATVAKMPGDRKFVVCNGDEGDPGAFMDRSVLESDPHQVIEGMAIAAYAVGANFGYLYVRAEYPLAIARLNQAIRQARRHGLLGSSVLDSRFSFDLEVRIGAGAFVCGEETALIHSIQGERGVPRVRPPYPAESGLWGCPTLINNVETFANIAPIVEQGADWFAAIGTPMSKGTKVFALTGKLRNNGLIEVPMGIPLRQIVDGMGIPESPVKAVQTGGPSGGCIPLAQLDTPVDYDSLVQLGSMMGSGGMVVMDEHTDMVAIARFYMEFCRSESCGKCIPCRAGTVQLHELLGAIAEGRATALDLQKLEDLCLLVKDTSLCGLGISAPNPVLSTLRWFRHEYESRLIPDRAIAPTR, from the coding sequence ATGGATTGGGAAGATTTGGGGCGCTTGGCCAATGAGGAACTGACTCGCCAGAAGCCGATTCGTCTGCGCTGTTGTACGGCTACGGGCTGTCGTGCCAATGGGGCTGAGGCTGTTTTCAAGGCTGTTCAGCAAACGATCGCGGATCAAAATTTGGGCGATCGCTGCGAGGCAGTTAGCGTCGGTTGCTTGGGTTTATGTGGGGCTGGCCCTCTAGTGCAATGCGATCCCAGCGATCGCCTCTACAGTGACCTCCGTCCTGACCAAGCAGCGGATCTCATCGCGGCGGCTCAAGGGGAAACGACGGATTTACCTGAAGTTGATCAAACTCAGCCCTTCTTCAGTCAGCAACTGAAAATCGTTAATCGCCACAGCGGTTTGCTCGACCCCGATCGCCTTGAGAGTTATCTGGCAGCGGGTGGCTATCGTGCTTTGATGCACGCCATCTTTGACCTGACACCCGCTGAGGTTGTGGAGATCATCCGGCTGAGTGGATTACGGGGGCGCGGCGGCGGAGGCTATCCCACAGGCTTGAAGTGGGCGACCGTTGCCAAAATGCCGGGCGATCGCAAGTTTGTCGTTTGCAACGGCGATGAGGGTGATCCCGGTGCCTTCATGGATCGCAGCGTGCTGGAAAGCGATCCCCACCAAGTGATTGAGGGTATGGCGATCGCGGCCTACGCAGTAGGTGCGAACTTTGGCTATCTCTACGTGCGGGCGGAATATCCGCTGGCGATCGCACGGCTCAATCAAGCGATTCGCCAAGCTCGCCGCCATGGCTTGCTGGGCAGCAGCGTGTTGGATAGTCGCTTCAGCTTTGATCTAGAAGTGCGGATTGGAGCAGGAGCGTTTGTCTGCGGCGAAGAAACGGCACTCATCCACTCGATTCAGGGAGAACGTGGGGTGCCTCGGGTACGGCCGCCCTATCCCGCTGAATCCGGACTCTGGGGTTGCCCGACACTGATCAACAACGTCGAGACCTTCGCCAACATTGCCCCGATCGTGGAGCAAGGTGCAGACTGGTTTGCGGCGATCGGGACTCCGATGAGCAAGGGCACGAAAGTCTTTGCGTTGACCGGAAAGCTACGCAATAACGGCCTGATTGAAGTGCCCATGGGCATTCCGCTGCGGCAGATTGTCGACGGCATGGGCATTCCCGAAAGTCCCGTCAAAGCCGTACAAACGGGTGGCCCTTCCGGCGGCTGTATTCCCCTCGCCCAACTGGATACGCCGGTCGACTACGACTCACTCGTACAACTGGGATCAATGATGGGTTCCGGGGGCATGGTGGTGATGGACGAGCACACCGATATGGTGGCGATCGCCCGCTTCTATATGGAGTTTTGCCGTTCTGAAAGCTGTGGCAAGTGCATTCCCTGCCGAGCCGGGACGGTGCAGCTGCACGAACTATTGGGTGCGATCGCGGAGGGACGAGCGACGGCGCTTGATCTGCAAAAGTTGGAAGACCTCTGCCTCCTCGTCAAAGACACCAGCCTCTGCGGCTTGGGTATCTCCGCTCCCAATCCGGTTCTCAGTACGCTGCGCTGGTTCCGCCACGAGTATGAGTCGCGGCTAATCCCCGATCGGGCGATCGCGCCAACTCGCTAG
- a CDS encoding competence/damage-inducible protein A, producing the protein MSDPRYCAEIISVGTELLLGNILNSNAQFLAEELAQLGIPHYFQTVVGDNRDRLQAAVKIAAERSGLLIFTGGLGPTPDDLTTETLAACFDTPLAERPEVIADIEAKFARRGRVLTDNNRKQALLPVGAELLPNPSGTAPGMIWSPRSGLTLMTFPGVPAEMRRMWAETAVPWLHQNGWCRSILVSRLLRFWGISESALAEKVAPFFDLQNPTVAPYANNGEVKLRITAAATSEAEGQALIAPIEQELRAIAGRDCYGADSDSLASVVGKILRDRGQTLSVAESCTGGGLGQLITTIPGSSQWFWGGAIAYDNRVKQSLLNVSAGTLAESGAVSAAVAEQMAIGIQQRLGTTWGISITGIAGPDGGTETKPVGLVYIGIAGPSGCFSVERRWGAERGRDWVRRLSAGDALDQLRRSLLTEDSSRLD; encoded by the coding sequence ATGTCGGATCCCCGTTACTGCGCCGAGATTATCAGTGTCGGCACAGAGTTGCTGCTGGGCAACATCCTCAACAGCAATGCTCAGTTTTTAGCCGAAGAGCTCGCGCAACTGGGGATCCCTCACTACTTCCAAACGGTGGTGGGCGACAACCGCGATCGCTTGCAGGCAGCGGTCAAAATTGCGGCCGAGCGATCGGGGCTGCTGATTTTCACGGGCGGTCTAGGGCCAACCCCAGATGACCTGACCACCGAGACTTTAGCTGCTTGTTTCGATACGCCCTTGGCTGAGCGTCCCGAGGTGATCGCTGATATTGAAGCCAAGTTTGCGCGGCGCGGGCGGGTCTTGACCGATAACAACCGCAAGCAAGCCCTGTTACCTGTGGGGGCAGAACTGCTGCCCAATCCCAGCGGCACCGCCCCCGGCATGATTTGGTCGCCGCGATCGGGCCTGACGCTGATGACCTTTCCGGGGGTACCGGCAGAAATGCGCCGGATGTGGGCAGAAACAGCAGTCCCATGGCTCCATCAAAACGGTTGGTGTCGCTCAATCCTTGTTAGTCGGCTGCTGCGATTTTGGGGCATTTCCGAGTCGGCTCTGGCCGAAAAGGTAGCGCCCTTTTTTGACCTTCAAAATCCAACGGTTGCTCCCTACGCCAACAACGGCGAAGTGAAGCTGCGGATCACGGCGGCAGCCACTTCCGAGGCGGAGGGACAAGCCTTAATTGCTCCGATCGAACAAGAACTGCGGGCGATCGCAGGCAGGGATTGCTACGGTGCCGACAGCGATAGCTTGGCCTCGGTGGTGGGTAAGATTTTGCGCGATCGCGGTCAGACTTTGTCAGTCGCCGAATCCTGTACGGGCGGCGGTCTCGGTCAGCTGATCACCACCATTCCCGGTAGCTCTCAATGGTTTTGGGGTGGTGCGATCGCCTACGACAACCGCGTCAAACAATCGCTCCTCAACGTCTCGGCAGGAACTTTGGCTGAATCTGGTGCAGTTAGTGCAGCGGTTGCAGAGCAGATGGCGATCGGCATTCAACAGCGCTTAGGGACGACCTGGGGCATCTCGATTACCGGCATTGCAGGACCGGATGGTGGCACAGAAACCAAGCCTGTCGGGTTGGTCTATATCGGCATTGCAGGGCCATCGGGCTGCTTCAGCGTGGAGCGGCGTTGGGGTGCGGAGCGTGGACGGGACTGGGTGCGGCGACTGAGCGCAGGCGATGCACTCGATCAACTGCGGCGATCGCTGCTCACTGAAGACTCATCCCGGCTCGACTAG
- a CDS encoding glycosyltransferase family 4 protein encodes MTAPAAPASLYPLLAFCVSALVVVLTTPLVRSLGLQQGLVDQPGERKVHHRPMVRLGGISIFLGSLAALLLTWWLGGFGVLPPDREYEIWGVTIGGLVFFLIGLADDFFSLSPITRLLAQLAVASGVWLVGVRIDLLTIPFVGGVYVLPEWLSLPVTVIWLVGMTNAINWIDGLDGLAAGVSGISAVILLIVALAVQQPAAALVAAALAGGCLGFLRYNFNPAKIFMGDGGSYFIGFTLAGVGVIGLVKSLATVAVLLPFLILAVPLLDMVTVIFDRLRSGQSPFKADKRHLHHRLLDAGFSHRRTVVLIYGLTLCAGSWALAFANIPSGYAYAIASTLLVIVLFVLSRRRSRRSLPRT; translated from the coding sequence ATGACAGCCCCGGCTGCGCCTGCTTCGCTGTACCCGTTGTTGGCCTTCTGTGTTTCTGCCTTGGTCGTCGTCCTGACGACACCACTGGTGCGCAGCCTTGGGTTGCAGCAGGGGCTTGTTGATCAACCCGGAGAGCGCAAGGTTCACCATCGACCGATGGTGCGCCTGGGAGGGATCTCAATTTTTCTGGGATCCCTTGCCGCCCTGCTCCTGACTTGGTGGCTGGGCGGTTTCGGTGTTCTGCCTCCCGATCGCGAATACGAAATCTGGGGCGTCACCATTGGCGGCTTGGTCTTCTTCTTAATTGGCCTCGCCGACGACTTTTTCTCGTTGTCGCCAATCACCCGATTGTTAGCGCAATTGGCAGTGGCCTCAGGGGTTTGGCTGGTTGGGGTGCGCATTGACTTGCTGACGATTCCGTTTGTCGGCGGTGTTTACGTCTTGCCGGAATGGCTGAGCTTACCTGTAACAGTGATCTGGCTGGTCGGCATGACCAATGCCATCAACTGGATTGACGGCCTCGATGGACTAGCCGCCGGTGTTTCAGGGATTTCTGCTGTCATTTTGTTGATTGTGGCGCTAGCGGTGCAGCAACCGGCTGCTGCTTTGGTGGCTGCCGCCCTTGCTGGTGGCTGCCTTGGCTTCCTGCGCTACAACTTCAATCCTGCCAAGATTTTCATGGGCGATGGCGGTTCCTACTTCATTGGCTTCACGTTGGCCGGAGTGGGGGTCATTGGGCTGGTCAAGAGCTTGGCAACCGTGGCGGTCTTACTCCCATTCCTGATTTTGGCGGTGCCACTGCTCGACATGGTGACGGTCATTTTCGATCGCCTCCGCAGTGGCCAATCACCGTTCAAAGCCGATAAACGTCACCTGCACCATCGCTTACTCGACGCTGGCTTTTCCCATCGCCGCACTGTCGTCTTGATTTACGGGTTAACGCTCTGCGCTGGGAGCTGGGCACTTGCCTTTGCTAACATCCCCAGCGGTTATGCCTATGCGATCGCATCAACGCTGCTGGTGATTGTTCTGTTTGTACTCTCACGCCGCCGATCGCGCCGTTCTCTCCCTCGGACTTAA
- the glyA gene encoding serine hydroxymethyltransferase: MTETNFDFLAQSDPAIAAIIGRELQRQQEHLELIASENFASPAVMAAQGSVLTNKYAEGLPSKRYYGGCEFVDQAEELAIERAKELFGAAHANVQPHSGAQANFAVFLTLLQPGDTFLGMDLSHGGHLTHGSPVNVSGKWFNAVHYGVNRETERLDYDAIRELALQHRPKLIICGYSAYPRQIDFAKFREIADEVGAYLLADMAHIAGLVAAGLHPSPIPHCDVVTTTTHKTLRGPRGGLILTRDAELGKKLDKSVFPGTQGGPLEHVIAAKAVAFGEALRPEFKVYSAQVIANAQALAKQLQERGLKIVSDGTDNHLLLVDLRSIGMTGKVADLLVSDVNITANKNTVPFDPESPFVTSGIRLGTAAMTTRGFKEAEFAIVADIIADRLLNPEDSSMEDSCRRRVLELCARFPLYPHLSPATPVAV, encoded by the coding sequence GTGACTGAGACGAACTTTGACTTCCTCGCCCAAAGTGATCCGGCGATCGCGGCCATCATTGGCCGAGAGCTGCAGCGCCAGCAAGAACACCTCGAACTGATCGCCAGCGAAAACTTCGCCTCGCCGGCAGTGATGGCAGCTCAAGGTTCGGTGCTGACCAATAAATACGCGGAAGGTCTGCCTAGCAAGCGCTACTACGGCGGCTGTGAGTTCGTTGACCAAGCGGAAGAACTGGCGATCGAACGCGCGAAAGAACTGTTCGGCGCAGCTCATGCCAATGTCCAGCCTCACAGCGGCGCGCAGGCTAACTTTGCTGTTTTCCTGACACTGCTCCAACCCGGTGACACGTTCTTGGGCATGGATCTGTCCCACGGCGGGCACCTGACCCACGGATCACCGGTCAATGTTTCTGGCAAATGGTTTAACGCCGTTCACTATGGCGTCAATCGCGAAACCGAGCGCCTCGACTACGATGCCATTCGCGAGCTTGCCCTACAGCACCGTCCCAAGCTGATCATCTGCGGTTATTCGGCTTACCCGCGCCAGATTGATTTCGCCAAATTCCGCGAGATTGCTGATGAAGTCGGCGCTTACTTGCTAGCTGACATGGCGCATATCGCTGGTTTGGTCGCAGCTGGTTTGCATCCCAGCCCGATTCCTCATTGCGATGTCGTCACCACAACGACCCACAAAACTCTGCGGGGTCCTCGCGGTGGCTTGATTCTGACTCGCGATGCAGAACTCGGCAAAAAGCTGGATAAATCGGTCTTCCCCGGCACCCAAGGCGGTCCGTTGGAGCATGTGATTGCTGCTAAAGCAGTCGCTTTTGGTGAAGCACTCCGCCCTGAGTTCAAAGTCTACTCAGCGCAGGTGATTGCTAACGCCCAAGCCTTGGCGAAACAACTACAAGAACGCGGCCTCAAGATCGTCTCCGATGGCACCGACAACCACCTCTTGCTGGTGGATCTGCGATCGATTGGCATGACTGGTAAAGTCGCGGACTTGCTGGTTAGCGACGTCAACATCACCGCTAACAAGAACACGGTGCCCTTCGATCCCGAATCGCCGTTTGTCACCAGCGGTATTCGCCTGGGTACGGCAGCGATGACGACTCGGGGCTTCAAGGAAGCAGAATTTGCGATCGTGGCAGATATCATTGCCGATCGCCTGCTCAACCCCGAAGACAGCAGCATGGAAGATAGCTGTCGTCGTCGAGTGCTGGAGCTGTGTGCGCGCTTCCCGCTGTACCCACATCTGTCGCCCGCAACGCCAGTCGCGGTTTAG
- the dusB gene encoding tRNA dihydrouridine synthase DusB → MAEFAVADRAIPAYLQTPLQVGSLTLHSRVLQSPLAGVSDRSFRQLVRRSAPQSLIFAEMAHAGLQLEGRDRWQFLPSEQPIGAQLFGYQPEVLAAAAQQAEAAGAVCIDLNMGCPVNKVTRKRGGSALLQEPELAIAIVQAVAAAVSIPVTVKTRLGWEQVTILDFARQLEDAGAQLLTLHARSRSQGYSGQADWRWIARVKSLLSIPVIANGDINSPADAIACLQQTSADGVMCGRGSLGNPGLVGAIDRYLQTGALTPELTLRDRLQLAREHLLLLWEDKGVAGFLQARKHLGWYLADQPDHQDLRQQLLRSEDLSQSLALLDAAIATENLLA, encoded by the coding sequence GTGGCTGAATTTGCCGTTGCTGACCGAGCAATTCCTGCCTATTTACAAACGCCACTGCAAGTCGGTTCTCTGACGCTGCATAGTCGCGTCTTGCAATCGCCGCTGGCGGGCGTCAGCGATCGCAGTTTCCGACAATTGGTACGGCGATCGGCTCCACAGTCCCTCATTTTTGCCGAGATGGCTCACGCGGGACTGCAACTAGAAGGGCGCGATCGCTGGCAATTTCTACCGTCTGAACAACCGATCGGGGCGCAGTTGTTTGGCTATCAACCAGAGGTTTTAGCCGCCGCAGCTCAACAGGCAGAAGCGGCTGGTGCCGTTTGCATTGATCTCAATATGGGCTGCCCCGTCAATAAAGTGACGCGCAAACGGGGTGGGTCGGCTCTATTGCAGGAACCAGAGCTAGCGATCGCGATCGTGCAAGCGGTTGCTGCTGCCGTCAGTATTCCCGTCACGGTCAAAACCCGCTTGGGCTGGGAACAGGTAACGATTCTCGACTTTGCCCGCCAGCTTGAGGACGCGGGTGCGCAACTACTGACCCTCCACGCCCGCAGTCGCAGTCAAGGTTATAGCGGTCAAGCCGATTGGCGCTGGATTGCACGCGTCAAGTCACTACTCTCGATTCCGGTAATCGCCAATGGCGATATCAACTCGCCCGCGGATGCGATCGCCTGTCTCCAGCAAACAAGTGCAGATGGCGTGATGTGCGGGCGTGGCAGCCTCGGGAATCCGGGCTTGGTTGGCGCGATCGATCGCTATCTTCAGACTGGAGCGCTGACACCGGAATTGACGCTTCGCGATCGACTCCAACTGGCACGAGAACATTTGCTGCTGCTCTGGGAGGACAAAGGAGTGGCAGGATTCCTGCAAGCTCGCAAGCACTTAGGTTGGTATCTCGCTGATCAGCCCGACCATCAAGACCTGCGTCAGCAACTGCTACGGAGTGAGGATCTCAGTCAAAGTCTGGCTTTACTGGATGCAGCGATCGCGACTGAGAACCTGCTGGCCTAG
- a CDS encoding carbon dioxide-concentrating mechanism protein CcmK has translation MPIAVGTIQTLGFPPIIAAADAMVKAARVTITQYGLAESAQFFVSVRGPVSEVETAVEAGLKAVAETEGAELINYIVIPNPQENVETVMPIDFTAESEPFRS, from the coding sequence ATGCCAATTGCTGTCGGAACGATTCAAACCCTCGGATTTCCGCCAATTATCGCGGCGGCAGATGCGATGGTCAAAGCGGCTCGGGTCACCATCACCCAGTATGGATTGGCGGAAAGTGCCCAATTCTTTGTCTCGGTGCGGGGACCCGTTTCGGAAGTCGAAACGGCTGTCGAAGCAGGGTTGAAAGCAGTTGCTGAAACCGAAGGGGCAGAGCTGATCAATTACATCGTCATCCCGAATCCGCAAGAAAACGTGGAAACGGTGATGCCGATCGACTTCACGGCTGAATCCGAGCCCTTTCGGTCTTAG
- a CDS encoding carbon dioxide-concentrating mechanism protein CcmK — protein sequence MSQQAIGSLETKGFPPILAAADAMVKAGRITIVSYMRAGSARFAVNIRGDVSEVKTAMDAGIEAAKNTPGGTLETWVIIPRPHENVEAVFPIGFGPEVEQYRLSAEGTGSGRR from the coding sequence ATGTCTCAGCAGGCAATTGGCTCGCTGGAAACGAAGGGCTTTCCCCCAATCTTGGCGGCAGCTGATGCCATGGTCAAAGCTGGCCGAATCACGATCGTGAGCTACATGCGGGCCGGTAGCGCTCGCTTTGCAGTCAACATTCGGGGCGACGTCTCAGAAGTTAAAACGGCGATGGATGCGGGCATTGAAGCCGCAAAAAATACCCCCGGTGGCACCCTCGAAACATGGGTGATCATTCCTCGCCCGCACGAAAACGTAGAAGCAGTCTTCCCGATCGGCTTCGGTCCAGAAGTGGAACAATATCGACTCTCAGCTGAAGGCACTGGCAGCGGCCGCCGCTAA
- a CDS encoding DUF1823 family protein codes for MSVVITDETLWAILNDQLSDQEAHALVWQALGYVWDEQQSCWDVTAVAEEWRQDYPEPPQFIESRPATVKLTRSIPAPYKQLLKEELGFGGYSINELIPRKTRRATIVNWLLAYRRQQGAAAH; via the coding sequence ATGTCTGTTGTCATTACTGACGAAACTCTCTGGGCAATCCTCAATGATCAGCTGTCGGATCAAGAGGCTCATGCCTTGGTCTGGCAAGCGTTGGGCTATGTATGGGATGAACAGCAATCTTGTTGGGATGTAACAGCGGTCGCAGAGGAGTGGCGACAGGACTATCCAGAGCCACCGCAGTTTATTGAAAGCCGTCCTGCAACGGTGAAACTGACACGATCGATCCCTGCCCCCTACAAGCAACTGTTGAAGGAAGAGCTGGGCTTTGGTGGCTATTCAATCAACGAATTGATTCCCCGTAAAACCCGTCGTGCCACGATCGTGAATTGGCTGCTCGCCTATCGTCGCCAACAGGGAGCAGCAGCCCACTAA
- a CDS encoding potassium channel family protein: MRPLFLAENKTLFFRKYWWELLASIPINDLLFQALRGLRIVRIVRLLRLLRFIRFLVRFRIVLEASARFAEKTYLLYIATLAAIVVMSAALGFYYLEVNVNENVNSLWDSFWWTIVTITTVGYGDIYPVTTAGRILAIALMLGGIATFSSITAAIAAYAISKNKSTAE, encoded by the coding sequence CTGCGTCCGCTTTTTTTAGCCGAGAATAAGACTCTATTTTTTCGCAAATACTGGTGGGAACTACTCGCTTCTATCCCCATCAATGATCTACTTTTTCAGGCATTGAGGGGACTCCGTATCGTTCGCATCGTTCGTTTGCTACGATTGCTGCGTTTTATCCGTTTTCTGGTTCGCTTCCGAATTGTTCTCGAAGCCTCAGCACGCTTTGCGGAGAAAACCTACCTGCTCTACATCGCTACATTGGCAGCAATTGTGGTGATGTCGGCAGCACTCGGTTTCTACTATCTAGAAGTTAATGTTAACGAAAACGTCAATAGTCTCTGGGATTCTTTCTGGTGGACGATTGTCACAATTACTACGGTTGGCTATGGCGATATCTATCCAGTTACCACGGCAGGCCGAATTCTCGCGATCGCCTTGATGCTGGGCGGAATTGCGACCTTTAGCTCAATTACAGCCGCGATCGCTGCCTATGCGATTAGCAAAAACAAATCAACGGCTGAGTAG
- the glmU gene encoding bifunctional UDP-N-acetylglucosamine diphosphorylase/glucosamine-1-phosphate N-acetyltransferase GlmU: MVAVAILAAGKGTRMKSQLPKVLHRLGSQTLLDRVLASLAPLNVDRCFVIVGYQGDRVRESLAHRSDVEFVEQTQQLGTGHAVQQLLPHLKGYLGDLLVLNGDVPLLRSETLEALVSGHQRSGAAATLLTAQLNQPKGYGRVFCDATSRVCEIIEDRDCTPAQRQNPRVNAGVYCFRWPDLEAVLPKLSTANDQQEYYLTEAITYLDPVSAVEVADSQEILGINDRLQLADSFRILQERIRQQWMLAGVTLVDPASITIDETVQLGTDVVIEPQTHLRGNTVIGNNCTIGPGSLITNSQLGDGVTVQMSVISDSTIAANSKIGPFAHLRGAATIGEACRIGNFVEVKKSTIGDRTNVAHLSYLGDATLGQRVNVGAGTITANYDGVNKHPTVIGDRSKTGANSVLVAPVTIGQDVTIAAGSTINKDVPDGALAIARSRQTIHENWSAPKADS; the protein is encoded by the coding sequence ATGGTTGCTGTTGCCATCTTGGCTGCGGGCAAAGGAACTCGGATGAAATCGCAGCTGCCGAAGGTGTTGCACCGTCTCGGTAGTCAAACCTTACTCGATCGCGTGTTGGCTAGTCTGGCGCCACTCAACGTCGATCGCTGCTTTGTGATCGTCGGTTATCAGGGCGATCGCGTGCGGGAGTCTTTGGCCCATCGCAGCGATGTTGAATTTGTCGAGCAGACGCAGCAGTTGGGCACCGGTCACGCAGTTCAGCAACTCTTGCCGCACCTGAAGGGCTACCTAGGTGATCTCCTCGTTTTGAACGGTGATGTGCCACTACTGCGGAGCGAAACCCTCGAAGCCTTAGTCTCGGGGCATCAACGCAGTGGTGCTGCAGCGACTCTCCTAACAGCGCAACTGAACCAGCCCAAAGGCTATGGCCGCGTCTTCTGCGATGCGACCAGCCGTGTTTGCGAAATCATTGAAGACCGTGACTGCACACCAGCCCAGCGTCAAAACCCTCGTGTCAATGCTGGTGTCTACTGCTTCCGCTGGCCGGATCTGGAAGCTGTGCTGCCAAAGCTGAGCACTGCCAATGACCAGCAGGAGTATTACTTAACAGAAGCGATCACTTATCTGGATCCGGTGTCAGCCGTTGAAGTGGCGGATAGTCAAGAGATTCTGGGCATCAACGATCGCCTGCAATTAGCCGACTCCTTCCGCATTTTGCAAGAGCGGATTCGTCAGCAATGGATGTTGGCAGGCGTCACACTCGTCGATCCCGCCAGCATCACGATCGATGAAACCGTGCAACTCGGCACAGACGTGGTGATCGAACCCCAGACCCATCTGCGTGGCAATACAGTCATCGGCAACAACTGCACGATCGGTCCCGGCAGCCTGATTACTAACAGTCAGTTGGGCGATGGCGTCACGGTTCAGATGTCGGTGATCAGCGACAGCACGATCGCAGCTAACAGCAAGATTGGTCCCTTTGCACACCTGCGCGGAGCAGCCACGATCGGTGAAGCCTGCCGGATTGGTAACTTTGTCGAAGTTAAGAAATCCACAATCGGCGATCGCACGAATGTTGCTCACCTGTCCTACTTAGGCGATGCCACCTTGGGGCAACGGGTAAACGTCGGCGCTGGTACGATTACCGCTAACTACGATGGTGTAAACAAACACCCAACCGTAATTGGCGATCGCAGCAAAACGGGTGCGAATAGTGTTTTGGTTGCTCCTGTCACGATCGGTCAAGATGTGACGATCGCCGCTGGCTCCACCATCAATAAAGATGTGCCAGATGGGGCTTTGGCGATCGCCCGCAGTCGTCAGACGATCCACGAAAACTGGTCAGCGCCAAAAGCTGACTCATAA